From a region of the Bacteroidota bacterium genome:
- a CDS encoding NAD(P)-dependent oxidoreductase: protein MKQPAPKLSPEQYEENFSELHPAFTPNQAVAEANRCLYCFDSPCMKACPTHIDISTFIKKIATGNVKGSAKTILESNWIALTCAKACPVSVLCEGACVYNDRGEHPIEIGRLQRFAIDRYFESGMPPLFTPAPKNGKSVGIIGAGPAGLACGAELALMGYDVTVYEGKKIPGGLDTWGIAPYKMSYEDSLNEVKLVEGLGVRIKTEMTVGKNISMDDLARSHDAVFVGVGLGNSPNLKVPGEELRGVCDALEFIERVTRRTWSSVDVGKRVAVIGAGNTAIDAATEAKRLGAEQVSIIYRRSAGEMSAYAFEFDLAKRDGVVFHFLTAPKRILGNGAVEELECTKMRLGAPDEKGRRTAEPVPDSEFRIPVDMVIKAIGQKTGETLLAQIPGLVVKSGRVVVNPETMQSSNPKFFAGGDCINGGKEVVNAAADGKRAAHGIDKYLFPN, encoded by the coding sequence ATGAAACAGCCCGCGCCGAAACTTTCACCGGAACAGTATGAGGAGAACTTCTCGGAGTTGCACCCCGCGTTCACTCCGAACCAGGCTGTTGCCGAAGCGAACCGCTGCCTCTACTGCTTCGATTCCCCCTGCATGAAGGCATGCCCCACGCACATCGACATTTCGACGTTTATCAAGAAGATCGCGACCGGGAACGTGAAGGGATCGGCCAAAACCATCCTGGAATCGAACTGGATCGCGTTGACATGCGCCAAGGCGTGCCCGGTGAGCGTCCTGTGCGAGGGGGCGTGCGTCTATAACGACCGGGGGGAACACCCGATCGAGATCGGCCGCCTCCAGAGATTCGCGATCGACCGGTACTTCGAAAGCGGGATGCCGCCTCTCTTCACACCCGCGCCCAAAAACGGCAAGTCCGTCGGCATCATCGGGGCCGGACCGGCGGGGCTCGCGTGCGGCGCGGAGCTTGCCCTGATGGGGTACGATGTGACGGTGTACGAGGGAAAGAAAATTCCCGGCGGCCTCGATACCTGGGGAATCGCCCCGTACAAAATGTCGTATGAGGACAGCCTCAACGAGGTGAAACTGGTGGAGGGGCTCGGCGTCAGGATCAAGACGGAGATGACCGTCGGGAAGAACATCTCGATGGACGATCTCGCCCGGTCGCACGACGCGGTGTTCGTGGGCGTGGGCCTGGGCAATTCGCCGAACCTGAAGGTCCCGGGCGAAGAGTTGCGGGGAGTTTGCGACGCGCTGGAGTTCATCGAACGCGTGACGAGGCGAACCTGGAGCTCCGTCGACGTCGGAAAGCGTGTCGCCGTCATCGGAGCGGGAAATACCGCGATCGACGCGGCGACCGAGGCGAAGCGGCTCGGCGCCGAACAGGTCAGCATCATCTACCGGCGGAGCGCCGGGGAAATGTCGGCCTACGCGTTCGAATTCGACCTTGCGAAACGGGACGGGGTGGTGTTTCACTTCCTTACCGCTCCGAAACGGATTCTCGGAAACGGGGCGGTTGAGGAGCTTGAATGCACGAAAATGAGGCTCGGAGCCCCCGACGAAAAGGGACGCCGGACGGCCGAGCCGGTGCCGGACTCGGAGTTCCGCATCCCGGTCGATATGGTAATCAAGGCGATCGGACAGAAAACGGGCGAAACGCTCCTGGCCCAGATTCCCGGCCTCGTCGTGAAGAGCGGACGGGTGGTCGTCAATCCTGAAACGATGCAGAGCTCAAATCCCAAATTCTTCGCAGGCGGCGATTGCATTAACGGCGGAAAAGAAGTGGTCAACGCCGCCGCGGACGGAAAACGCGCCGCGCACGGCATTGATAAGTATCTTTTCCCGAACTAA
- the preA gene encoding NAD-dependent dihydropyrimidine dehydrogenase subunit PreA, whose product MVDLSINCGGIKSPNPFWLASAPPSNSGYQVCKAFEQGWGGAVWKTIGEPVMNTVNRYGGIDFNGQKLIGLNNIELISDRPIEVNLREIAETKKLWPDRAVIASLMVESKREVWHDMVKRTIDTGCDGIELNYGCPHGMSERGMGAAVGQIPEYCTMITEWVTEVSTIPVLVKLTPNIADVRFPARAAKKGGAHGISLINTINSIMGIDLDSLTLTPSVDGKGTHGGYAGPAVKPIALNMVAQVAGDPEVGLPISGIGGISTWRDAAEFILLGSASVQVCTAVMHYGFRIINDLVEGLSNWMEEKKFRTIEEFRGRAVHCVTDFGNLNLLYKTVAEIDEKKCIQCNLCYIACEDGAHQCIDLMPHNGKNQPRVRQSDCVGCALCFLVCPVESCISMVRKDDGSEAITWNELMKKLPQPLAWESLRQFQQKHGVEIH is encoded by the coding sequence ATGGTCGATCTCTCAATTAACTGCGGTGGAATAAAGTCCCCGAATCCGTTCTGGCTCGCCTCGGCGCCCCCCTCGAACTCCGGGTACCAGGTGTGCAAGGCGTTCGAACAGGGTTGGGGCGGGGCGGTCTGGAAAACCATCGGGGAACCCGTCATGAATACGGTGAACCGGTACGGCGGAATCGATTTTAACGGACAGAAGCTGATCGGGCTCAATAATATCGAACTCATCAGCGACCGACCGATCGAGGTGAACCTCCGCGAGATCGCCGAGACGAAGAAATTGTGGCCCGACCGGGCGGTCATCGCATCCCTGATGGTCGAATCGAAGCGCGAAGTGTGGCACGACATGGTGAAGCGGACGATCGACACCGGTTGCGACGGGATCGAGCTGAACTACGGCTGCCCCCATGGGATGAGCGAGCGCGGCATGGGCGCCGCTGTGGGCCAGATCCCCGAGTATTGCACGATGATCACCGAGTGGGTGACGGAGGTTTCGACGATCCCGGTCCTCGTGAAACTGACTCCCAACATCGCCGATGTCCGCTTCCCGGCGCGCGCCGCGAAGAAGGGGGGCGCCCACGGCATCTCGCTCATCAATACGATCAACAGCATCATGGGCATCGACCTCGATTCCCTGACACTGACCCCCTCCGTGGACGGAAAAGGCACTCATGGGGGGTATGCGGGACCGGCCGTCAAACCGATCGCGCTCAATATGGTCGCCCAGGTCGCGGGGGATCCCGAGGTGGGTCTTCCGATCTCCGGCATCGGGGGGATCTCAACCTGGCGTGACGCGGCGGAGTTTATCCTGCTCGGTTCGGCCAGCGTTCAGGTCTGCACCGCGGTCATGCACTACGGGTTCCGGATCATCAACGACCTCGTGGAAGGGCTCTCAAACTGGATGGAGGAGAAGAAGTTTCGCACGATCGAAGAGTTCCGTGGACGGGCCGTGCATTGCGTCACCGATTTCGGAAACCTGAACCTGCTCTATAAAACCGTCGCGGAAATCGACGAGAAGAAATGCATCCAGTGCAACCTCTGCTACATCGCCTGCGAGGACGGCGCCCACCAGTGCATCGACCTGATGCCCCACAACGGAAAGAACCAGCCGAGGGTCCGCCAGTCCGATTGTGTCGGGTGCGCGTTGTGCTTCCTCGTCTGCCCGGTGGAATCGTGCATTTCCATGGTCAGAAAAGACGACGGTTCCGAGGCGATCACATGGAACGAGCTCATGAAGAAGCTCCCCCAGCCGCTTGCCTGGGAATCCCTCCGGCAATTCCAGCAGAAGCACGGCGTCGAGATCCACTGA
- a CDS encoding DinB family protein produces the protein MPITEKDQFIQAWEREFQTTLKVLKEYPADKLAMKPAEKSRTAKDLAWTFVTEEMAMIGGTLKGNIDFQNLPQAPATLQEIISSYEQTHTGMVEKIRQMPEAEFNNMIKFPTGPKQVGDMRKADVLWSSIMDSVHHRGQLSVYLRIAGGRVPSIYGPSADEPWM, from the coding sequence ATGCCCATCACAGAGAAGGATCAGTTCATTCAGGCCTGGGAGCGTGAGTTCCAGACGACGCTGAAGGTTCTGAAGGAATACCCCGCCGACAAGCTCGCCATGAAACCGGCGGAGAAGTCGCGTACCGCGAAAGACCTGGCATGGACATTCGTCACCGAGGAAATGGCCATGATCGGCGGCACCCTGAAAGGAAACATCGATTTCCAGAACCTTCCGCAGGCGCCCGCGACGTTGCAGGAAATTATTTCCTCCTACGAGCAAACCCACACGGGGATGGTCGAAAAGATACGGCAGATGCCCGAAGCAGAGTTCAATAACATGATCAAGTTCCCGACAGGCCCGAAGCAAGTAGGAGACATGCGCAAGGCGGATGTCCTCTGGAGCAGCATCATGGATTCGGTTCACCACCGGGGACAGCTCTCCGTCTATCTGCGGATCGCCGGCGGAAGGGTCCCGTCCATTTACGGTCCCTCGGCTGACGAGCCCTGGATGTAA
- a CDS encoding DinB family protein — translation MTEKQIFLKAWEREYETNLAVLGAIPTDILDLKPTERSRSPKEIAWTIVAEERELIGGGVAGLVNLKPGPKAPATLPEIISSYKRVHEETLERVKASSDADFEKPVKGFTPTKKLGEPRRADALWSALIDTVQNRGQLSAYLSMVGASSPSGTYIPIQFEP, via the coding sequence ATGACCGAGAAACAGATCTTTCTGAAGGCATGGGAACGGGAATATGAAACGAACCTCGCCGTCCTGGGCGCAATTCCTACGGACATTCTGGATCTGAAGCCGACGGAGCGCTCAAGATCCCCGAAGGAAATCGCCTGGACGATCGTCGCGGAGGAGAGGGAACTGATCGGAGGGGGAGTCGCGGGACTTGTCAACCTCAAACCCGGGCCCAAAGCTCCTGCCACTCTTCCGGAGATCATCTCCAGCTACAAGCGCGTTCACGAGGAAACGCTCGAAAGAGTGAAGGCCTCAAGCGACGCCGATTTCGAAAAGCCGGTCAAAGGGTTTACCCCGACGAAGAAACTGGGAGAGCCCAGGCGGGCCGACGCATTATGGAGCGCGCTGATCGACACGGTTCAAAACCGGGGTCAGCTCTCCGCATATCTGAGCATGGTAGGCGCATCATCCCCTTCCGGCACATACATTCCGATACAATTCGAGCCGTAA
- the hydA gene encoding dihydropyrimidinase: MSVLVQNARIITAEQDYPADIYIERDTITAIGTNLPMKADKTIDAAGKYAIPGGIDVHTHLDMPFGGTVSSDDFETGTRAAAFGGTTTLVDFAIQAKGTKMREALDTWWKKAEGKACVDYGLHMIITDLPDAHMEDMNDMVRNGVSSFKLFMAYPGVLMVDDATIFKAMRKTSENGGLICMHAENGSAIDIIVKKAVADGKKAPIYHGLTRPTTAEAEAVNRAIALAEMAGVPVYIVHLSSHDALQRVAEARDRGLLSYAETCPQYLFLSIEDLDRPNFEGAKYVFTPPLREKWHQDKLWDGLKNNTLQVVSTDHCPFCFKEQKEIGRDDFTKIPNGGPGVENRLHLLFEGGVNKKRISVNRWVEITSTTPAKIFGMYPKKGTIGIGSDADIVIWDPNAEHVISASTHHMRVDYSMFEGFKVKGNTETVLSRGEVIIEKGKWLGRTGRGKFIKRDAFGGAWR, from the coding sequence ATGTCCGTCCTTGTCCAGAATGCGCGCATTATCACGGCGGAGCAGGACTACCCTGCCGACATCTACATCGAGCGCGATACCATAACGGCAATCGGCACAAACCTTCCGATGAAGGCGGACAAGACGATCGATGCCGCGGGAAAGTACGCCATCCCCGGCGGGATCGACGTCCATACCCACCTCGACATGCCGTTCGGCGGAACGGTTTCCAGCGATGATTTCGAAACCGGCACGAGGGCGGCCGCCTTCGGCGGGACCACGACGCTCGTCGATTTCGCGATCCAGGCGAAGGGGACGAAGATGCGTGAGGCGCTCGACACCTGGTGGAAGAAGGCGGAAGGAAAGGCCTGCGTCGATTACGGCCTCCATATGATCATCACCGACCTGCCGGACGCCCACATGGAAGACATGAACGATATGGTGCGGAACGGCGTCTCGAGCTTCAAGCTCTTCATGGCGTACCCCGGGGTCTTGATGGTGGATGACGCGACCATCTTCAAAGCGATGCGAAAAACGTCGGAGAACGGCGGCCTGATCTGCATGCACGCCGAGAACGGAAGCGCCATCGACATCATCGTCAAAAAGGCGGTCGCCGACGGAAAGAAAGCCCCCATCTACCACGGACTCACGCGCCCCACGACGGCCGAAGCCGAGGCGGTCAACCGCGCGATCGCGCTCGCGGAAATGGCGGGAGTGCCGGTCTATATCGTGCACCTCTCCTCTCACGACGCCCTCCAGCGGGTGGCCGAAGCGCGTGACCGGGGCCTCCTCTCGTACGCGGAAACCTGCCCCCAGTATCTGTTTCTCTCCATAGAAGACCTCGACCGTCCGAACTTCGAGGGGGCGAAGTATGTCTTCACTCCGCCTCTCCGGGAAAAATGGCACCAGGATAAGCTCTGGGATGGGTTGAAAAACAACACCCTCCAGGTGGTTTCCACCGATCACTGCCCGTTCTGCTTCAAGGAACAGAAGGAGATCGGCAGGGACGATTTCACCAAGATCCCCAACGGCGGCCCCGGCGTCGAAAACCGGCTGCACCTGTTGTTCGAGGGGGGAGTCAACAAGAAACGCATTTCGGTGAACCGATGGGTGGAGATCACATCGACCACCCCGGCGAAGATCTTCGGCATGTACCCGAAGAAGGGCACGATCGGGATCGGGAGCGATGCCGACATCGTCATCTGGGATCCGAATGCGGAGCATGTGATCTCCGCATCGACCCACCACATGCGCGTCGACTATTCGATGTTCGAGGGCTTCAAAGTCAAGGGAAACACCGAAACCGTTCTCTCCCGCGGCGAAGTCATCATTGAAAAGGGAAAGTGGCTCGGCCGGACGGGGCGCGGGAAATTTATCAAACGCGACGCGTTCGGCGGCGCGTGGAGGTGA
- a CDS encoding DUF1028 domain-containing protein — MSRSFVHVVLFLIAAPAFCQVRPLHTFSIVARDSVTGEMGVAVQSHWFSVGPLVPWAEAGVGAVATQSFVDPAYGPLGLEMMRAGKTARQALDGILASDPGEAVRQVAMVDAMGRVAAHTGSKCIPAAGHIEGEQFTVEANLMLNDKVWPAMAKAYRETKGDLADRMLAALDAAQSAGGDIRGKQSAAILIVAGKPTGKPWTDRKMDLRVEDNAAPLVELRRLVNIWRAYEHENNGDLAVEKHDVEGALREYGAAEKMIPDNLEMKYWHAVALVNVGRLEESLPLFKAVFKADPNWIELTPRLPKVDLLKVDAVGLKRILSAAK; from the coding sequence ATGTCCCGCTCGTTCGTTCACGTTGTTCTTTTCCTGATTGCGGCCCCCGCATTCTGCCAGGTCCGCCCTCTCCATACGTTTTCGATTGTCGCCCGTGATTCCGTGACGGGGGAAATGGGCGTCGCGGTGCAATCGCACTGGTTCTCCGTCGGGCCCCTTGTCCCGTGGGCCGAGGCCGGTGTCGGCGCCGTCGCGACCCAATCGTTTGTCGATCCGGCGTACGGACCGTTGGGGCTCGAGATGATGCGGGCGGGCAAAACCGCCCGGCAGGCCCTGGACGGAATTCTTGCCTCCGATCCCGGCGAGGCGGTCCGCCAGGTCGCCATGGTCGACGCGATGGGGCGCGTCGCGGCGCACACCGGGTCCAAATGCATTCCCGCCGCGGGGCATATCGAAGGCGAACAGTTCACGGTCGAGGCCAATCTCATGCTGAACGACAAGGTCTGGCCGGCGATGGCGAAGGCGTACCGCGAGACAAAGGGAGACCTTGCCGACCGGATGCTCGCGGCGCTCGACGCCGCGCAGTCCGCCGGCGGCGATATCCGGGGAAAACAGTCGGCCGCCATCCTGATCGTGGCCGGAAAACCGACCGGCAAGCCCTGGACAGACAGGAAGATGGATCTCCGCGTCGAAGACAACGCCGCTCCCCTCGTGGAGCTCCGGCGGCTGGTGAACATATGGCGCGCCTACGAGCATGAAAACAACGGGGATCTCGCCGTCGAAAAGCACGACGTCGAAGGAGCCTTGCGCGAGTACGGCGCCGCGGAGAAAATGATTCCGGACAACCTCGAGATGAAATACTGGCACGCGGTCGCCCTGGTGAACGTGGGGAGGCTGGAGGAATCGCTGCCTCTGTTTAAGGCGGTGTTCAAGGCGGATCCGAACTGGATCGAGCTCACCCCGCGGCTCCCGAAGGTCGATCTTTTGAAAGTCGACGCGGTCGGTTTGAAACGCATTCTCTCCGCGGCGAAGTGA